The DNA region ggtggttgttctctctttggtgattcactcaatttggagtgcttcttagtccaatagctcttaaggtggttggcccctttcttcttgactcaaattcttcaagggatgacaccaatcctccttccaattccctttatggcaacccacaaacaaggaaacaaagagacaagcaataaccaaagacaaaaaaaaatgaaatgaaaactaaaccaatggagttttaacaagacaatttttcaaggattactcaacaattaaagcaatgaaaagcacatagaagcaagctaggactcaaagagaaacttagaatgactctagagtagagtaaaaaaaaactataaaaaaagactcaacaaacctctagctttggcacttgttttcacagtaattttcaattgaaatttcggaactaagattggtataacataggcaccaattatagaataaattttgagccaaaacaacaagcacacttcccattcactttttttttctggatactgatttttttcttccaacttgtatgatttttatattttttttccttttctccaaatcacttggttctttttttataactttcttCTAGATGTCtgtaaaattcagtaaaaatttcagctcaaaattcgaagtaaccaattctcagtaatttttataagtttgtatgtccaagctgccagcaccagcgattttttttttaagcatggtatattgattgccttgggcttactttcaaccttcctatgtatgttgaactcactagtattgtttaccacagttttaggagttcaatattcacttaggatcaacatttcacccagcaattcaatcaccaaaactcaaattcacaatagacacaatcataaggaaaccttaaagttcaagaaaaggttcacaatcaaagactctctaagaattttgcatgaacatgtcaaagactaattaacatgaaagatttgactcaaatcaaataataggctaagagaatttcatacactcatgaacaaatgagttagacaaagaaacaagaaaaataaaattcagcacaacataagaaatcttatgtgacaagtttcatgactagacatgacttctatgacaaaactacaataggtgaacaagtcactctagatttttgaggttctcttctactttaatatttttgtatgaattttatggtttaagtttcagccacaaaaaataataagacaaaactcaaaggaacctaaactcaacacaattcatggttcaagaacaagaacaagaaatttgaaccatagaaaatcaaatctagcttctatagcaagtttaattggtggaaaatctaaagaatcatgttaacaacatttagcacaagacatgtgaggagttacatggagaaaaaatgaagaaacaacaatggaagagaaggtaaagcaaaaacttaatggaggtttaaggagcacctacttgaagctcttgtgctctgattaccacttgatggaaacttgcttgtggagcttctatggaggctggatctttgagcttcaatgaggtccttaaatggtgattttccaccatggagatgcagcggaagacaaaggagtaGAGGTAAGAGgtggcgccatccactagggaataagccatggaagaaggagtttcaccaccaagatgagccttggataagaagcttggagaggatgcttcaatggaggaaaagaaaaagggagagaaagagagaggggggagcatgaaattgaaggaagaaaaagggagagaagttgaactttgagttgtgtctcacaagactctcattcatcaaagttacaacaagtgttacacatgcttctatttatagactaggtagcttccttgagaagctttcttaagaaaacttccttgagaagctttcttaagaaaacttccttgagaagtttctttgagaaaacttccttgagaagctagagcttagctacacacacccatctaaaaactaagctcacctccttgacaaaatacatgaaaatacaaaaaaaaaatccctactacaaagactacccaAAATGCCctcaaatacaaggctaaaaccctatactacaagaatggccaaaatacaaggcccaaaagaaggaaaaacctattctaatatttacatagataagcgggctcatacttagcccatgggcccgaaatctaccctaaggctcatgagaatcctagggcctttccttggatctctggTCCAatttacttggagtcttctTGGCATTGACATCCAACACGGCTTCACAAAATTTGGTTATCAGATAATTGGGATGGACCACTCgacctttcttttcatttattgagcatttgtagtttaatatttttctattcttctgAGCTCAATTAACATTTCTTTGAGCCTTATTTTCTCACCTTAACTCAATTTTATTCTAAGGCAAATGATTTAGCTTAATTGAGAATtgtaactaaattttaaattttgtgcttacttgaccTATCTTCCTTGTGAAGGGCTCAGAGGATACTACAGAACTCAAAATGGAATGTATGAGTAGTCCTTGGAAagctaagaaaaataaattcaattttttaagaaataagttTTGGCCAATTCTGCCATTTCGAGGGTCAAATTAAGCTTGGAAGTCAGAACCTCTACACTTGAATAATTGGGCTGTGAGTTTGGGCTTTGTTTtatgtaattagtttaattaggtagATTAGATGGGCCTAATCAAGGCTCGTTACTTTCTTCTGAGTAGTCACTCTATATATTAGTggaagttagttagttagttacttcattttgtaaaaaatagaattagttACTTGtgcaagtttttttcttttctctctttttctctcaattgttcttcattctttttcctcttttcaattcTGTTCCATCATTTTcttgcacaaaatttcatggCTTTTCATTGGTGATGATCCTAGAGGGTTAAACAattaatcaatccaaggattcACTCCAAGCAATGCTGAATTTGAGTTCTGGTTTAATATTTCTAATCTTTGTGAACGTCCTTATTTCTCttcaatcttattttttattttcatgattgTGATTATGCTTAGGATTGAAAGCAAATTAGGCTAtggattcatttcctaatttcaGAATTTAATCATAGATTGATTGGATGATTTTCCAACCTAATTTGTGATCTCAAACAATTTAGGGAGATTGATTCGATTGAACTTTCTCTAATGCATTTGAGTGAACTTTCACACTCAACATCATTCGTAGTAACTGTGATAATTCTATTTGcattggtttggtgaattggattgatgcttttaaacttgaattttgttatgttcttgttttgttttatttctttaactctgtttttatgtgttttcgCATTCTTTTATAATCGCTTACAAACTGTTCGATAAAATTCTTCCTTTCTGTTTATAAGTGAATGAACGTATGAATCatattgaatcatatttttgAGTTCGACctaggttaattttgtactACAGATTCCGAGTTTAATCTGTTTTTGGAATGATTCGACATTTGTTATCATTTATCATGAGCCAGAAGGTCATTGAAGTCACCCAAGATGCATTAGGGGTGAGAGTCGTCAATAGAGAGCTCTCTTAATAGATTCCATGAGTCACATCTTTTGTTTCTATCAGGAATGCCATAGAAGCCTGTAAATCTCCATGGGGGATGTCTAGGGTGAGagataataatatcaataaaatttcaagaaaattaatgatttggtagtaaaatgtttttttttcaaaataaggatAAACCATCACCCCTACCAAAACAATCCACTAAGAAGCAGTAATCATAACCCAACAAAACATTTACTTCATCGATTCATTTACGAATTATAAGagtttgaaaaaggaaaaatacattAGGGTGGAAAGTCCTAATCAAGTCACAGAGCTAAAGAATTGTGCTCGGGTTGCCCAAGCCCCGACAATTCCAGTCAAAAAGACTCAAGGTTCCAAGAGGTCTGGCTACTAGACTCTACCATTAAAAAAAGCTCAAATTTTGTGCCTTTGAAGGATTCAAGTGAGGTTATGATGTTGTCATAGTTCTGGACGTCCATGTTGGTGGCGTGGACTTGGtcgtaatatttaatttctttttttgtcatTAATGATTAGGTTAGTTTCCATGGAATCAACGTGGGGTGAGATTGCCCCTGATTGGTGTCAATAACTTCCTCATTCAAAGCTATCAGATCCTTTTTTGGAAATAAAATCATAGGATTTTGGGAAAACAGAAATAACCAtacattaacattttttatcctCCACAATAATAGGGTGAATATGTTGCCCCCACCCACATTATTGTTGCCATAAATATCAACTATTCATTGTAACTTCCCATGATTTGGAGATTCTCCTTCACCGCGTAGATATTTCAATTGACGTTGTGAGTTCATGCTTCTGACATCAACACTAGTTTTAGTTCCCCATGCATGTTTGCCATCATCAAATACCATGGTAAACATTTGCACAGAGGTCATCAGTGTGTCCTAGCATGTCGCAAAGGTAGCAGAAAGCCCCAAGTCTTTCATATTTGAAGGAAACCCTTTTCAGCTTTCCCCCTTCCTTGTTGATGCATTTGGACCGCTTCAAGGATTAATGAACATCCAAGAAAACCCTAATTCGCACATATGAGTGCCAAATATTTGAGTTATTCTTTTCATTGCACTCTAAGAACTCACAAATAATTGGCAAGACTTTTTACCAACAACCATAGAGACAAACCCAACAGGGAGATTGTGGACCTAAACACATAATCTAATCTTGAATAACAAGAGTTAGTTTGGAATCCCACCATCTTtgatgatgttgagaatgaGATAGTCCCTATCAAATGACCATGAGTCTCCCTTCAAAATGCATTGCATGTCTATCTAGTGGAAGAATTAGAAAAGGAAAATCTTGTTGCCAACTTCTTTGATGGAAACACCCTTTCTTGGTTACCATATGTCTACCATACATTCCTTCTTGATTTGAGTGTGGATTGATCTGATTGTGAGAAAACATCCCATGAGACGGAGGGAGAAATCGAGGATATCATACTCACTAACATCTTTTGGGATTATTATATCTTCGCCCTTATCTTCCAACGATAAAGCCTCCAAACTCAGTGATGCCATAAGGAGTAGAACAACAAAAATACACGATAAGATGAAAAAGCTAAAGCTTATCACGAGCAAGGAAACCCTATCTTGGAGAGAAAGCATCTCATGAggagatttttgttttagaatttCTTGATATTACAAATGTgttgtattattttaatttatataaacatatttttttttaaaaaaatatctttgtgaatttatttacatttttgtaTTAGATGTGTTAATAGATATTTatgcttatatattttttatggtagttatattcaatatatattttaataatatataagacATTTTTAGGGTAgttatattcaattaaaaaattaattacatgtaattttttcaattacataaaaattaaatcaccATATTACATTTAACTTGGGTTGAGATATCATAGTCACAACAGCACATACCATAATGCAAGAGTAAACTTACcaaatataaacatatttaaagataattaacttaaactcaattaaaaataattgtctaAACTTTATcatctttaattataattgagtATAAACATCATAAAACAACTATCAAATATCACCATCACAAGTCTTATAATCAAGCATCATCATGCAGCATCAATCATGATCATGGAATGCAAACTCTACTCCATGGAAATTTTCATCACTTGAGCGATCAATATTGACACATCCCTTAACATAGTCCATCCTCTTTGACCAATAAGGGAGCACTACAATTAATCCTATGGGAAATGAGAAATTTTGTTAGGATAAAATGGTTGTGGGGGTTGGCTTACTACAATAAAGCATACATTAACCTACTACAGTAAAGCCTGCATTAACCTTAACCTCTCTTGGAATTATCCCGCCCAATTTATCCTTTAGGCCCATTGACATGACCACCCTAAAGGTTTCCCAGCACTAGGTTGACGGCCCATCGAACACCCTCAACTTACATCCCTACTCATATGTCATAACAATTATGCATCACGTATGTGTGTACATACAATTTTACCTCACAACATCTtacattcattattattttgaggTTTTAGATACGGCTCCTCCATGCTTTCCATCTTACCTATGAGTGACCTTTCTCAAGGATCCAAGTTTCACTATCTAAAATCCATCCCTTATACATTTAAATGAGTTAACCTATTGTTTATGAAACATTTTTACAACTTTGAAAAGCAAACAGAGTTTAAAACATGAGGGGTGTATATGTGGAAAAATATTCACTAAGTGAGATCCCAGGGCGCTTAGTGAGTCGAAATTTCAAAATAGATCAAACAATTGACATCAAAGGGAGAAATTTGCCCTTCAACAATGAGTTTTCAAGCTACTTCAAAGAACACTTTATTAATGAAAACGGTGTGGGATGATTAAGGTCTAAAGAATATAAATGCAACGAAACATTAACtgaaaaagtgatcaaataaagACTTAAAAATTGtgggaaaataataaatttgattgattgattgttttGGCAAAAGGTCATTTACACAACTTCTTAGCACATATTTATACTACATTTCAAGATCTTATGTTGAGATAATTGTCTTAGTCTGTTTACAGAAGTCCCACAATCCCACTATGTTCCATTCGACTAATTATTTGAGTATTTCAGCTAACTTTAGTGGGTCATAGTCACAACGAGCTACTCATTGGTCTTCCTATATTTTAGGCACGTCCATTAAGCACTAGTGATTGtcttatcttttcttatctCGAATACCAGCTATTGTTCCTTATAACCCCCATTTTTAAGGATCCACTATTGAGTGCCTTTCCAATTTTGAATTCAACTAACATCTACTTGAAAATATTAACTGAATATTACTTATGATCATTGCTAGATAAATATCTTGTTTTGGTTACCTTTATCTAAAGTTTGTTGATTCagctaacattttaatttttcgatTTGACTGTGAGAAAAGGTCCAATATAATTTGGTGCCAATATAATCacatctatttataatatataaatcttgaATAACGAACTATGACATTGACAACTAAACTAACTAGATATCACTAGGACAacattttataacaattttccACTTTCTCCTAACCAAATGATTCTCACATCAACAAATTctattcctttttaatttttcaaatgaatAAGTTTTGGGTTACATTCTGCAAAATaactattagttttttttaaagtaaaatgaaatatcattaaaataagAGACCAGatttttatcacaaaatttatgttTGAGAATCATCCAAAACATATTTCTATTTGAGAATGAATCAATCAAATCTCCATAAACTCAAAGCTTTAGCACATATATTGCTATAGTAGATGTGTCCTAAAAGTAGACTTTTGTGCCTTTTCCCTTAGAATGGTAATTTTGTACTAAAGATTGAAATATTGAATAATAGAGAAGATACACcatatatatacattaaatgATCTTATTTTCTCCTTGCAACCAAAGAACTTAATACAAATTATCACAATTGGCAACCAATACACAAGTTGTTCAGAAATTAGATTTGTTACTTAGTGTACTACCTTCTGTTGAAGGATTACATTCACTTGGTTGGATGCGTTTTTTTCTTGGCAAAGAACATTACAACTTTGGAAGGAAATAatgacttcttcttcttcttctttttgttcttaTCTGAGGCTGATCCAACTTCAATGTTATTTGAAGGAACTTTTCCCTTAGGGCTTGATGAATCATGTGCAGGCTTAGTTGGAGTAGAAGTTTGTTCATCATTCAATTCACCAGGcttcttttgtttctcttgTTCAGCCCTCCAAGTTCTTAATTCATGTTCTACAGCTAACTTTCCTTCATTGGCCTTTTTGAAATTCTCGGTTGCAATGCTGAGAGATTCTCTTCTTACAGACAACTCCTCATTCAGTTCTTTTAACTtctccaagcttcttagttCAGACTCCCTTGCTATCTGAATCTGAGAATTAGCAGCTTCGATCCTCATGTTCGCTTGCTCCTCTGCCTTATAGGCTCTCCTGCTAAGCTCATGATATTCTTCTAGTGTGAGTGTCACCATTGAGGAAGAGTCCTTGTCATTTTTGTTGCCTTCAGCTGATTTACTCTTCTCCAATGTTATGATTGCATCTCTGGCCAACATCTCAACAACCTTGGCTGCTTCTATCTCCTTATGTTTTGCCAATAAACTACTTTCCAATGTGCTTGATTGGGCTTTGGCTTGTTCAAGCTCTTCTTGGGCTTCAATCATCTCTTCCTGAGCTGCCTTAGCAAGTGATTTGGCCTCATCAGCCTCTTGTGCTGCTTTCTGAACTTTCTTTGGCAACTCAGTCATCATCTTTCTTGcttcattctctttcatctGAATGAAAGTTGTGGCTAACCTAGACTTCTCTAGTTCATCTTGGAGATTCGCAACCACGGCCAAAGCCTTTTCCTCATTTTTCTTAAGGGAAGTGAGAATCGACTTCTCTTTTTCTAGTTTCGATTTTAGCGACACAGAAGCCGCCCTCAAGCTGTTAACATCAGAAGTTGTTTTCTCTATGTTTAGCTTTAGTTCCTTAAGtttctctttttgttctttATAGCATTCCTCATTTACTTTTGATTCCATATATGCTGCTAATTCAGCTTTTAAATCATGCAGTAAGGAGGAAGCTGATTCCAATTTAGATTTTAGAACCCTGGCTGACAAAACTTGCTCATTTACTCTTTGGAGCTCCTTTTCTACTCCTTCAAGTTCCAACTTTAAATTGTGAGAATCTTGATCAACAACTCCTAATCTTTGTTCTTCTGCTTCCAAATGCGCGGTTCGCGTGGAGTTCAACTCCTCTTTTGTTGCAATCAACTCAGTAGTCAAGTCTTCAACTGCCTTTTCAATCTGCTTGGATGTTGCAATAGTCTCTTCTGCATTGTTGATTGCTATATCCCTTCCACTCGCCATAGAAGCATACTCCTTACGCACTGAgtccagttctctttcaacgaATTCAAACTCCAAAAGCGCTTCAGTAAGCATGGATTTTTTAGCCTCAAGTTTTGCCTTGGCTTCAATACTGGCTTCACTAGCAATGTCTTGCTCCATCTCTTCAATTTTGAGAATCACATGTTCAACCTCTTTTTTTGCCTCAAGCTCATCTTTTTCTACCTTTTCTAAGCTATTTTTGAGTTCTTCTATCAGCTTCTTAGTGTTTTCCAATTCCTCAGCAATTTCTTCCTTTCTAAAGTCTTCTGCAAGCTTGTTTCTCTATTCAaccagaaaaattaaaataagtaaaactaGTGGTTATGAATGCCCCAAAGCAATGGGAAACAAGTATTTAGAGAATAAGTTATTAATCCACTGCAAGTACACTCATTCAATTGTAAATGCATGGTTTATCTACAAAGGGGGTAGTTCAATTGGTTGAACAAAGTGTCTGATTGTTGTAAACCCTGAAACCGTATTTAATTTCTATGGATAACAAAAAAATGCATGTTTTATCTATAAGGTTTAACTATTTGCACCATTATGTTTCAAACCTTATAATGAGATTACCACACCTTTACTTTTTGATCCATTACTAGAATTCTTCTAAAGTTCTGACTTGGGTCAATGGAGAAATATCCTTTTAGTATTATTTATGATGAATTATAAAAGTGGCTTAGTGACGTTTTTACTCCCTTAAAATTGGGTGTCTTTTTTAGTCtcctaaataaaaatttatagttttggtcCCTTAAATTcatgaagtgtttttttaatcCTTCTTGAATGATTTTGGCGATTTTGATGCATAATTTGTGACAATTTTTAACCacaaaaaagactaaaaactaTTTCACGAATTTGAGAAACTAACAaatgcaaattttaatttagaggactaaaaaagacaaatccttaaatttgagggactaaaaacatatttaggtgtataaaataatattctaaaGTTATGAAATGCATCAGTCAAGAAAAATATCTTCATCATTTAGGCACCGATGTGAAAACCAGAACCCTTTTAGTATACTCAGAAGCCACAAACACCATCAACCCCAATTTAATCATCAAAACACATGTTTATAATGTAGTAGTTCTCCATTTATTCTACACTAGGCATTTGCAAATGATGCTATACATACAAACCCAAAAGCATAAAGAAAATGTGAAGCATAAATACaattcaaacaatatatatCATACCTCCTCCACCAGACTCTGGGTTCGACGAGATTTCCAATCAATTCTTCCTCCAAACTTGGACACAGCATCTTTGAAAGTGGATTCCATGGTGGATTTTGAAAGTGGCCCGTCTTTAATATTTCTCACAGGGTCTGCCACCAAAATTTCTGAAATTCAAGTgatttgaaaatagaaataaaaacaataagaacATCTCAAAGCACAATCTCAGATCTTTACaagaacaaaattatttaaacatttattgCCCTTCAGATATGACACAAAATCCTTATTCCTTCTTTTTTGACGTATACCACATAGATTATTGCTCAACATCAAATGCTTGTGATTTTTGTAAGAATAACTTATCTGCTTGTAATTATCTAGTATTAACTTTTTTATGTGCGTTACCCAATTGAAAGCTTGGATAGTGAACATATCGATTTTAAGAATTATGAGCCATATTAtagcaaaatgaagaaaagcCAGATAGaagaaatttagaaaatttataaGTGTCCCACCAAATGCAGTTCATCATCTccacaaaaaaattaacatattatatTAGGGAAATGATATTTgtaaaagtaaaagagaaatttgaaatgtaataaatgataggataataaatatgaaacatatattatacaaattgtTGTATGAATTTTCCCATTTTACTTTTTTGACACAGAATTTTcccatttcatatttttataagaacaaCATTTTATGAAAGTCTTATGCCCTTCAACAACAATTGATATCGAATTTCCATTTCTCTTTATgtctttcatcttttttctcaaatatttGCAAGATGGTATCACCCTTCAAGAACAACGTTATGGCATACAACGGAGAGAGAAAAACGAAATGGAATCACATACATGTGAACAAAAAACATAACAATTAAGAAGAACGAGAAACCAAAAACAAGAACATACTAAAGAGAGATTGAAACCTTGATCAGAATAGGAATTGGAACACccggaaaagaagaaaatgtggaagaatagaaagaaaataGGAATTAAAAGGTAATAATAACGTGTTAGGAGTGGTCTTATCCTACGATACGGTGGAAGAAGGAAGTAAAATGTTTAGGAGACGACTCATGAAGGAGGAAGGAACAATACAAATCTATCTGTTTACGGCTTCCTCCTTGTGTTTCCAAATCATGAAAAGTTCCTCATAAACGGCCTCGTCGACCAAACCAAATTGATACTCAAGTGTTTGGATAACCATTTGTCACCTTTTCCACCACAGGAATTATAAATAGAACAACAATTTAGGATAAATATGGTATTGGTCATTGGACACCTATGTTGGTACGTAGTACATATACCGTCCTATACCTCTTGTacatgaatgttttttttttttcttttaccgaATTTCTTGCCCAAAATCTAAGATATATCTAgtaagaaaacaattttcattcaagagtatgaaaaaaaaattgaatcatacaattatatatgagtgatttaaatttaaattttattttttggccaatattattttaaaaattataattataatgattCATGTATAATCTTATGTACTCtcctacaaaaatatatatctttctcatatatatatatatatatatttgtcattACACGAGCttctttaaaatgataattaatataattttgtgaagGAAAAAATTGGGAGTAAACTCcttgaatattttgttttgcatGCATTAATCCATAAAATCAAGTTGATAAATGCTAGAAACACATactaaaacacattttttcattatttgaaatttattgaaaatgataaaaatttatgaaactcatatcatatttaataacTATCTCTCTTAATTTAAcagtttttaattagaaaaaaattgtttagatAAGTGTATTAAAGAATGTGTTATTAACCCTTCTCatcaaattatttctttaattttttcattcatcCCACATTAAATGCTAAGAAGTTGTTGATGTGTACTCTCAAATCAATGTTGAGCACAACTTAAGAGGTTACTAATGCAAACAGCTAGACGGAGTTTTGGTGATATGACATTCACATATGTCTGCAAGGTGTATGCATGCTATTAAACATTTATAAGAAgtgaaaatttttaatatattattgtgaGAAATAGAACTATATATCTAATCTATATAATTGTAAACAATTCTGTTGTGTCTCACAGTTAAGGGAAAGAAAACTTTACCCATAATTCTatgcattatatatattatttgttttttctttttttctttctttgttaaaGAGCTTTTGTGAACAACTTATTAAAGTTAATGACAtcctttgttattatattacttttcttttagTTATATAGTGTGGATAGTCAAGAAATGGAAAGTAGTATAATTGATGTTTCGGCTGCTTCAAGAAAACGTAAAAGagatgaagaagaggaagaagaacttGAACAAgcatttttcattattgttaGTGTTGTCACTATGCTTTTGGGTGCACTGACTTGGTATCATGACAAGTACTTTGTTAAGGAACCTGCCCAAAATTTGGAATTAGAAAGACATAGTTTCCTCAATCATCTATTCAGGGAAATAGAAACTGATTGCATTGAACAATTAAGGGTCAGTAAAAAGGCATTTTTTTAAGCTTTGTAGAATTTTACAAGAGAAAGGGCAATTGGTAAAAACAAGAAATGTTTCTATAGCTGAAGCTGTGGCAATGTTTTTGCACATCCTTGCTCGCAACCTAAAGTATAGAGTTGTGCACTTTAGTTATTGTAGATCCATGGAAACAATAAGTAGGCAATTCAAGAATGTCCTGCGAGCTATAATGAAAGTAAGCAAAGAATATTTGAAGTTCCATGACTATAATCTAGAGGGCTCGATGGAAAACAAATGGAGATGGTTTAAGGTAAGTTTGTCATTTGTTAGTAATTATAAGGTACTTTAAGTGattacaacttattttttattttgaaatgtttttagaATTCGATTGGAGCACTTGATGGAATACATATTCCCGTAATAGTTGCTGCAGAAGATAGGCCTAGATATCGTAATAGAAAAGGTGATATCTCTACAAATGTTTTAGGAGTTTGCGGTCCAGATTTAAGGTTTATATATGTGTTGCCTGGGTGGGAAGGGTTAGCAGGAGATTCTCAAGTTTTGCATCATAAAAATTGTCTCCATATTCCAAATGGTAATatcatgaaaatgatgaaactttatttatcatataaaagaaatatgcatatttttttatatataatatttttttaaaaccattgTAGGTAAATATTTTCTTGTGGATGCGGGGTATACAAATGGCCCTGGATTTTTAACACCTTATCGAAGGACTAGATATCATCTTAATGAGTGGATCGGAAACACCCCTCAAAATTACAAGGAGTTATTTAATCTTTGTCATACA from Glycine soja cultivar W05 chromosome 8, ASM419377v2, whole genome shotgun sequence includes:
- the LOC114422952 gene encoding protein WEAK CHLOROPLAST MOVEMENT UNDER BLUE LIGHT 1-like; its protein translation is MESTFKDAVSKFGGRIDWKSRRTQSLVEERNKLAEDFRKEEIAEELENTKKLIEELKNSLEKVEKDELEAKKEVEHVILKIEEMEQDIASEASIEAKAKLEAKKSMLTEALLEFEFVERELDSVRKEYASMASGRDIAINNAEETIATSKQIEKAVEDLTTELIATKEELNSTRTAHLEAEEQRLGVVDQDSHNLKLELEGVEKELQRVNEQVLSARVLKSKLESASSLLHDLKAELAAYMESKVNEECYKEQKEKLKELKLNIEKTTSDVNSLRAASVSLKSKLEKEKSILTSLKKNEEKALAVVANLQDELEKSRLATTFIQMKENEARKMMTELPKKVQKAAQEADEAKSLAKAAQEEMIEAQEELEQAKAQSSTLESSLLAKHKEIEAAKVVEMLARDAIITLEKSKSAEGNKNDKDSSSMVTLTLEEYHELSRRAYKAEEQANMRIEAANSQIQIARESELRSLEKLKELNEELSVRRESLSIATENFKKANEGKLAVEHELRTWRAEQEKQKKPGELNDEQTSTPTKPAHDSSSPKGKVPSNNIEVGSASDKNKKKKKKKSLFPSKVVMFFAKKKTHPTK